A part of Gemmatimonas groenlandica genomic DNA contains:
- a CDS encoding DHH family phosphoesterase — translation MSDGVLTASTTRRDAIETWFATLRPGMTVALSTHINSDGDGCGSETALARLLAQRGIHARIVNPTPWPAMFNFLLGDDIEEASARGAAALDGIDALIVLDINDIRRLGQLADTVRALTVPISVVDHHVAGDEPVGHIAVADTAACATGELVFDIAMTLGLEVTPAVAQSLYAAILTDTGSFRFSNTSPRAHSIAAALLAAGVNPEEMYRRIYAQVSVGRLQLLREALSTLHADPEIGLSYISVAAGAMERFDITSEELDGIVEHPRSISGTRMAMFFRDLGHGKVKVSFRSTGSVDVQQFARRYGGGGHAKASGALLTGNLAEVQEQVVADARAYLTGGDLAAG, via the coding sequence ATGAGTGATGGCGTGCTGACGGCGTCGACGACACGCCGTGACGCCATCGAGACGTGGTTTGCGACGCTGCGCCCGGGTATGACGGTGGCGCTGTCGACGCACATCAATTCGGATGGCGACGGGTGCGGTTCGGAGACGGCGTTGGCACGCCTGCTGGCGCAACGGGGGATACATGCACGTATCGTGAATCCCACGCCGTGGCCGGCGATGTTCAATTTTCTCCTCGGCGATGATATCGAGGAGGCGAGCGCGCGCGGGGCCGCCGCGCTTGACGGGATCGATGCGTTGATCGTGCTCGACATCAACGACATTCGCCGACTCGGGCAGTTGGCCGACACGGTGCGTGCGCTGACGGTGCCGATTTCGGTGGTCGATCACCACGTGGCCGGCGATGAGCCCGTGGGGCACATCGCCGTGGCCGACACCGCCGCCTGTGCCACGGGCGAGTTGGTGTTCGATATCGCGATGACGCTCGGGCTCGAGGTCACCCCCGCGGTAGCGCAGTCGCTATACGCGGCGATCCTCACCGACACCGGCAGCTTCCGCTTCAGCAACACCTCGCCGCGCGCGCATTCCATCGCGGCGGCGTTGTTGGCCGCGGGCGTGAACCCGGAGGAGATGTACCGGCGCATTTACGCGCAGGTGAGCGTGGGACGCCTGCAGTTACTGCGCGAGGCGCTCTCCACCTTGCATGCCGACCCTGAGATAGGCCTGTCGTACATCTCGGTGGCCGCCGGCGCGATGGAGCGCTTCGACATCACGAGCGAGGAACTCGATGGTATCGTGGAACACCCACGCTCGATTTCCGGCACGCGCATGGCGATGTTCTTCCGCGATCTTGGCCACGGCAAGGTGAAGGTGTCGTTCCGCAGCACCGGCTCCGTCGACGTGCAGCAGTTCGCGCGTCGCTACGGCGGCGGAGGCCACGCCAAGGCATCAGGCGCCTTGCTGACGGGGAATCTCGCCGAGGTGCAGGAGCAGGTGGTGGCCGATGCGCGCGCGTATCTGACGGGCGGGGATTTGGCGGCAGGGTAG
- a CDS encoding amino acid permease has protein sequence MGIWSKKSITALRAEAASSEGGLKRTLGALNLTMLGIGAIIGAGIFVLTGTAAANFAGPGVSLSFVLAGLACLFAGLCYAEFASMIPIAGSAYTYSYATMGEGVAWFIGWNLVLEYLFAAATVAVGWSGYFSAMLDTVGIHVPAAFASAPLTVENGHQVVRAFTCVNTNTGGVLADAATKIAFATREACTAAGGNAVDGLINLPAILLILALTMLLVRGVQESATFNNIIVAIKMVIVLLVIGFGFMYVNTDNWHPFIPEMVTNSDGSTKYGMSGVLRAAPVVFFSYIGFDAVSTAAQEAKNPQRDLPIGMIASLLICTVLYILMSLVMTGLAPFQSLGVAHPVSAALEAVPQLKWLENLVNIGAVAGLSSVVLVMLMGQPRIFYTMSRDGLLPKIFAKVHPKYQTPAASTWIVGLIAIVIAGFFPLGLLGELVSGGTLAAFATVCIGVLVLRKRSPELERPFRTPWVPLVPIMGAGATLYMMYQLPKLTWTLLGVWTAIGMTVYFVYGMGNSKIGKQDKASGAK, from the coding sequence ATGGGAATCTGGTCCAAGAAGTCGATCACGGCGCTCCGCGCCGAGGCCGCAAGTTCCGAGGGCGGCCTGAAGCGAACGCTCGGCGCGCTCAACCTGACCATGCTGGGCATCGGCGCCATCATCGGCGCCGGCATCTTCGTGCTCACGGGCACTGCAGCGGCCAACTTCGCCGGACCCGGCGTGTCGCTGTCCTTCGTGCTGGCTGGTCTCGCGTGTCTGTTCGCGGGCCTCTGCTATGCAGAGTTCGCGTCGATGATTCCGATCGCCGGCTCGGCCTATACGTACAGCTACGCGACGATGGGTGAAGGCGTGGCGTGGTTTATCGGTTGGAATCTGGTGCTCGAGTATCTGTTCGCCGCAGCGACCGTCGCGGTGGGCTGGTCGGGGTACTTCAGCGCGATGCTCGACACGGTGGGTATTCATGTCCCTGCCGCGTTCGCGTCGGCGCCGCTGACGGTAGAGAACGGGCATCAAGTGGTCCGCGCCTTTACGTGCGTGAACACCAACACCGGCGGTGTGCTCGCCGATGCCGCAACCAAGATTGCCTTCGCCACGCGCGAAGCGTGCACGGCGGCCGGCGGTAATGCGGTGGATGGCCTGATCAATCTTCCGGCGATCCTGCTCATCCTGGCGTTGACGATGCTGCTGGTGCGTGGTGTTCAGGAATCGGCCACATTCAACAACATCATCGTCGCCATCAAGATGGTGATCGTGTTGTTGGTGATCGGGTTCGGCTTCATGTACGTGAACACCGACAACTGGCACCCGTTCATCCCCGAGATGGTCACCAACTCCGATGGCAGTACGAAGTACGGCATGTCGGGCGTGCTGCGTGCGGCGCCGGTGGTGTTCTTCTCGTACATCGGCTTCGATGCCGTGTCCACGGCCGCGCAGGAAGCCAAGAATCCGCAGCGTGACTTGCCGATCGGCATGATTGCCTCGCTGCTGATCTGCACGGTGCTGTACATCCTGATGTCGTTGGTGATGACCGGACTCGCGCCCTTCCAGTCGCTTGGCGTGGCTCACCCGGTGTCGGCCGCCCTCGAGGCGGTCCCGCAGCTCAAGTGGCTCGAGAATCTGGTAAACATCGGCGCCGTGGCCGGCTTGTCGTCGGTCGTGCTGGTGATGCTCATGGGCCAGCCGCGCATTTTCTACACGATGTCGCGTGACGGTCTGCTGCCGAAGATTTTCGCGAAGGTGCATCCGAAGTATCAGACGCCAGCGGCTTCTACCTGGATCGTCGGTCTTATCGCGATCGTCATTGCCGGCTTCTTTCCGCTCGGCCTGCTCGGTGAGCTGGTGTCGGGTGGAACGTTGGCGGCTTTTGCCACCGTCTGCATCGGCGTGCTTGTGCTCCGCAAGCGGTCGCCGGAACTCGAGCGTCCGTTCCGTACGCCTTGGGTGCCGCTCGTTCCCATCATGGGCGCCGGTGCCACGCTGTACATGATGTACCAGCTGCCCAAGCTCACCTGGACGCTGCTCGGTGTCTGGACCGCGATCGGTATGACGGTCTACTTCGTGTACGGTATGGGCAATTCGAAGATCGGTAAGCAGGACAAGGCCAGCGGCGCCAAATGA
- the guaB gene encoding IMP dehydrogenase produces the protein MAPSTTDYQSQQHQPAADSTSASGLSRSPSSIANNGARSPSRVRDDLALTFDDVLLAPRHSLTHPREVSLVSRFTRGITLNVPLASAAMDTVTESEMAIAMARFGAIGVLHKNMSIDRQAAEVDRVKRSESGMILNPITLSPTASLREAVALMMRFKISGVPIVDASGLLVGILTNRDLQFERDLDRPLRDVMTSEDLVIAPVGTTLDEAERILGKHRIEKLPVVDEHGVLKGLITVKDIHKRRQYPDANKDIHGRLRVAAALGAGGDYLDRARALIQAGVDVLIIDTAHGHSEGVLQATAKVREAFPEVQLVAGNVATRAGAAALVERGVDAVKVGVGPGSICTTRVVTGVGVPQLTAVMDAVEGAGDIPVIADGGVKYSGDIVKALAAGASSVMMGSMLAGTEESPGESFLLEGRRFKMIRGMGSLSAMQDGSADRYFQDGEMSPKKLVPEGIEGRVPYKGAVGDVIFQMIGGLRSGMGYVGCGTIEQLRTEAEFVRITTAGLRESHPHDVTITREAPNYSL, from the coding sequence ATGGCACCCTCGACGACAGACTACCAATCGCAGCAGCATCAGCCCGCCGCCGACTCCACGTCGGCGAGCGGGCTTTCGCGTTCCCCGTCCAGCATCGCCAACAATGGTGCACGGTCGCCCTCACGTGTGCGCGACGATCTCGCGCTGACCTTCGATGATGTGCTCCTCGCCCCGCGTCATTCGCTGACGCATCCGCGGGAAGTCAGCCTCGTCTCGCGCTTCACCCGTGGTATCACGCTGAACGTCCCCCTCGCATCGGCCGCGATGGATACGGTCACGGAAAGCGAGATGGCGATCGCGATGGCGCGCTTTGGCGCCATCGGGGTGCTGCACAAGAACATGTCAATCGACCGGCAGGCGGCCGAGGTCGACCGCGTCAAGCGCAGCGAGAGCGGCATGATCCTGAATCCGATTACGCTGTCGCCGACCGCGTCGCTCCGGGAAGCAGTGGCGTTGATGATGCGCTTCAAGATTTCGGGCGTGCCGATTGTCGACGCCAGTGGATTGCTGGTCGGCATCCTCACCAACCGCGATCTGCAGTTCGAGCGCGATCTCGACCGCCCGCTCCGCGACGTGATGACCTCGGAAGATCTGGTGATCGCCCCGGTCGGCACGACGCTCGATGAGGCTGAGCGAATCCTGGGGAAGCACCGTATCGAGAAGTTGCCGGTGGTCGACGAGCACGGCGTGCTCAAGGGCCTCATCACCGTGAAAGACATTCACAAGCGTCGTCAGTATCCTGACGCCAACAAGGACATTCACGGCCGCCTTCGCGTGGCGGCCGCGCTCGGTGCGGGTGGGGACTATCTCGATCGGGCCCGGGCGCTCATCCAGGCCGGCGTCGATGTGCTGATCATCGATACGGCTCATGGCCACAGCGAAGGGGTGCTGCAGGCCACCGCAAAGGTGCGTGAGGCCTTCCCCGAGGTGCAGCTGGTGGCCGGCAATGTCGCCACGCGAGCGGGTGCGGCGGCGCTGGTGGAGCGCGGGGTCGATGCCGTGAAGGTGGGCGTCGGGCCGGGCTCGATCTGTACGACGCGCGTGGTGACCGGTGTTGGCGTGCCGCAGCTGACTGCGGTCATGGACGCGGTTGAGGGCGCCGGCGACATCCCCGTGATCGCCGATGGCGGCGTCAAATATTCCGGCGACATCGTCAAGGCGCTGGCCGCCGGAGCCTCCAGTGTCATGATGGGCTCCATGCTGGCTGGCACCGAGGAGAGCCCGGGCGAGTCGTTCCTGCTGGAGGGACGCCGCTTCAAGATGATCCGCGGCATGGGCTCGCTGTCGGCCATGCAGGACGGATCAGCCGACCGCTATTTCCAGGACGGCGAGATGTCCCCCAAGAAGCTCGTGCCGGAAGGCATCGAGGGACGCGTCCCGTACAAGGGCGCGGTGGGCGACGTGATCTTCCAGATGATCGGCGGCCTCCGGAGCGGCATGGGCTACGTGGGCTGTGGCACGATCGAGCAGCTGCGCACGGAAGCGGAATTCGTGCGCATCACGACCGCCGGCTTGCGGGAATCGCACCCGCACGACGTTACCATTACCCGCGAAGCGCCGAACTACTCGCTTTGA